From Phoenix dactylifera cultivar Barhee BC4 unplaced genomic scaffold, palm_55x_up_171113_PBpolish2nd_filt_p 001135F, whole genome shotgun sequence:
GAGGCTCTGCCGAGCAGGATTCTTGGCATAAATTAGAAAAGTGTGATATAAAAATTTTTAGTTAAAACAGAAAAGTGATATAAAAACTTCCTTGGAACAATTTTTACACAAATGGAGATGGAGTCCTCAGTCCTCCTAGCTTCATCGACACCTAATACAAAAAggaagacaaacagaaagctaaggagaaaaacaacaaaaagcAAAAAAGGAGATGGGAGGCAGGCCTATCTAGCTCTAAAGGTGGTGACTGCCATGATTAATTGAAGGCTAacatctcaattttttttatcgAAGGTTCCTTATTAGACGCCACCATTATCTATGATCCATTGTTTGTGTCCGGCAACCCATTTGGGGCACTTTGGGCTGAAGAACCGGGACTGTACCCGGCCGTCGAGCAGCTCGACGGCGGGCCCCGATCGCACGCACCGCGGTGCCTTGTACTGGTTGATCGATGCTCCCTGGCTCAACGCATAGTCCATGAGCTTGTCGAACGTCCCCTCCTCCACCACTCGGATCTCCAGCGGCCCGATCGACTTGTCGCACGCCCGCCCTTGCCGGTACACGCTATTCAGAGACTCCTCCGCCGCCAGGCAGCAGTCCTCAAACACCGACGGCGGCACGGCCGTCCCACCCGCCTTCAGCTCCCAGAAGAGCACGTAGTGGCCGGGAATGCTCGAGGTGTCGGCATAGCTTGTGTACTCCACCAGCGACGCCCCGAATGGCTCCAGGTGGTTCACCGCATTCCTCACCGCTGCATGGAGCTCCACTTCGTCCGTTTTGTCCGAATCAATGCTTAGGGCCACATTCTTCCGCCGCACAAAATTGAACTGCGGTGCCTTGTCCTTAAATCCGGCGACCCTAAGCACGTCGCCGACTCTATATCGATACAACCCTGTGCCATGACAAGTCCAAAATATCTCCACTAGTACTAATCTAACAAGGTATCAAAACGAAATTATTTGGTAATGAATCGCCATGTACCAGAGTAGGTAGTGACGACGAGCTCGTACTCCTGCCCGAGCTTCACATCAACGAGGTCGACCAGGTCACGTTGATCATAGTCCTTGGCGCCGTGGTTGATATGATGGACCGGAAGGAACTCAAAGTAGGCCATGGTGGGGATCAAGGTGTAGGCAACCTCGCTAGGCTTGCACATGGGATTAAGGTTGATACCGAAGTAGCACTCCGACGACCCGTACATCGTGCATGCCAATGGGAGTCCGCCGCCGTAGAATTCGAGAGTGGGAATATATTGCGCCATTGCGCCGGTGACGATGATGTCGATGTACTTTGTGTTCGGCCATATCCGGCGGATGATGCCCTGCCACGAGGCCTTGCTGCACTCGGTCTCGATCTCGCCTGCGAGCCCGGGGTCCGGCCGGAGCACGCGCTCGACGGCCTCACGCACGGCCCGGTCGGTGATCTCGGTGTCCAGCATGCCGGTCCGGATGTCGCAGCACAGGCGGGGCCAGTGCTTCTCCAGGAATTTGATGGCCCGAAGGAAGCCGGAGGCGAACACAGCGCCCACCCGGACCACGTCGGCGCGCTGGACCAGGCCGCACAGCAGTTGGGCGTACATGCTTTGGTACGAGTCCGGGCACAGGATGGCCTCGTTGGGGCTGGTGAGGATGTTGTAGGGGTCGAAAGGCCGCTCGAGGAAGTGGCGGCTCTTGTAGTAGCTGGTGAGGACCGGGCGGGCGACGAGGCCGCCGGGGGTCCGGGACTCCGATTTCACGAAGTAGAGGTACATTGCTTTGCCTTTGTCGAGGCCCGGCACGAATTGGCTCATCACCGGCGTCATCAGGCTATAGAAAAGCGATCGACGGTCGAGCTCATCGTGGATCGTGGGCATGAGCTTGCGCTCGCCGCCCGATGTCCCGGAGCTGCAACCAATAAATAAACCATGTAACAAGTTTAGTAGTGCACCGCTAGCTAGTGCACGAATCGGTGGCAAGGTTTATGGGAAAGTGACGATTAACAAACCTAGTGAGGAACTCAGAGATGGGGCGGCCGGAGAGGATGGGCGAGGTGTCGCCATGGGCGATGCGGAGGACGTCGGGCTGGAGATCTTCGTAGGTGATGACAGGGATGAGGCGTTTGAAGGCGTCGGGGTCGGCGGTGGCGTGGCCGGACAGCCCATGGCGGTGCAGATACTCGGCAGGTGCATTCTGGGTAAGGATCTCCGAGAGCACGCGGCGCTGGACCTCGTCGGCATTAACAGTCACATCCTCGACGTAGTCAAGAACCTTGCGGTGCTCCTCCGGTGCCGCGGCAGAGGCCCAGGTCTGCATGGGTTTGGGAGCTTCTGGCAtggtggtggcggcggcggcggcgaagcaAGACTTGGAGGAAGGGGAGATATGGAGAGAATGGAAATGGATTTGGAGAAGGAATAGGAGGGAGGGCGTGGGGGGAGAAGAGATGAGGGGCTTGTGTGtgggaaaaaaaagaggggtAGGAAGGGATATATATAGGAGGAAATGGGAGGTGGGGGTGGAGTGTGGAGATTGTCTGTGTGTCACTCATGCTTCAAGCCATACAGTATAAGTGGATGGTCATTTTAGATAATTCTATTTGCTGCCTATTTACCTTTAccttcttctgtttttttttttttttttggatttggtTAACTTAGCAGGATGAGATATAGCTTGAGCGAGAGCCACAAGGTTAAGCAGTGCGCAAGCTTCACATATTGTCCATATTTTTCGTGTACAGTTTATATGGGACATGTCATACAATTGAAATGACCTCAAAATATGAGGAGGAGCACCTATCATTTAGGCCAAAACATAGAGTCCTTGTCCATAGCGCCCTTTAAATTGGATGTACATCCATTATTCACTATGCGGAGATGTTTTGCTGTGTATTTGATGACTAGAGTTGCAGATTAAGAGTAGGTTGGAAACATGGAGTTAAGCAACAAACTGGGGCAGGTTATATGTACAGTGATTTATATTAAACAAGCATTGTtatttataattagattatatataAAATGCCTATAAACAAATAATCCTAAATTCCTAGCCTACTAAATTTATTTATCGTACAACGCTTCGTAACTCAAAAAAATCACGCAAAGAGGTAGCTCAACTACCTTGCGCGGCTTTGACTTTGCTCCATTACGTGGCACATATCATGATGCCGAAAAAAGGGAACAGTAAGATAGCAGCACGTCAATGTGATGACCTTTTGCGTGCGAAAATTGAGCTACTAAATAAGTTCAGGTCttacccccccaaaaaaaaacatatatgttTTATGACACAAAAATAATGCAGAACGGTATGTTTTTTATTTCATTAGTTTCTTCCCACCTTAAATTtttgccatccacttttcttGATTCCCAATTTTATGCCAATATAATGCATAGGTAAGATAActccatttttttaattatttaaaaaattctaaattatttttttattcgatACCATATAAGTCATGTGCTTTATGATTATACTAATAAGAATTTGGATATTGATCTTTAATAGGGTTAAAACTGAATAACCAAAAAGACGTATGTTGATCAATTTAGAAGCCATTACATTTGGATATTAATATGTACTTGCTATAATGAACAACTTTCGTATGGTAGAAGttaccaaataaaataaaatatatagtaattactatattattatatttttcttaattgtTTATGGTTTAAACCAGTAAGATTTTTTGATCTAAGTTATCTTGGTGAGTAGCCAAGATTGAGATGaaccaagattttttttttttttatttcaactaATATTTTCAAACCAAAATTTTGTCTGAAATAGTAAATCCATGATACAAGTTATACTTAAGtagattttaaaatttattagtaaaaaacaaaaaatattggTCAATAGGTATGCATCAGTTGATATCTATCATATCGAGAATCAGTCATCTGAGTTGGCCACGTGATATGACTACATGAACCCTACAACGATACTCTAGATCATGTAAGACCTATGAGATGAATGACATCTCCAATAATACCAGAACAATCAAATTAAATCATGAAATTTAGTCATAATAATCCAACTAAATAAATCCATCATTATCAAATAGCAAAGCATgttcaattacaaaattttaaatattcatCTAGTATCAAAAAATCAATCATCTAACTAATGACTCCATTGCTCGAACTTTACGCCCAAATCCATCCAATATTAAGCATTATGCaactttgaaaaataaaatacaacAAGAAATATGAGCTTTATAGCCCAATAAAAATTCTCCATGCACGCACATCAGTATGaagatgaaaataatttttagcaAATATATAGCTGATAGAAAAATAGTAAGATTTATACATCAAAAAtctaataattaaataaatgtttAATGGATCCAATGTatatgttgctggtggtccaaaccgagaacgattgacacgacggtgtgaacggggttccgcctgagttgtcttggttggtgctggttgcgctccaccttccgccaaggaacctgcaaacaagccttgcaccaccaccagggtggtgatggccctccgacggtcaagtcagaggagattggagg
This genomic window contains:
- the LOC103712621 gene encoding probable indole-3-acetic acid-amido synthetase GH3.1, producing MPEAPKPMQTWASAAAPEEHRKVLDYVEDVTVNADEVQRRVLSEILTQNAPAEYLHRHGLSGHATADPDAFKRLIPVITYEDLQPDVLRIAHGDTSPILSGRPISEFLTSSGTSGGERKLMPTIHDELDRRSLFYSLMTPVMSQFVPGLDKGKAMYLYFVKSESRTPGGLVARPVLTSYYKSRHFLERPFDPYNILTSPNEAILCPDSYQSMYAQLLCGLVQRADVVRVGAVFASGFLRAIKFLEKHWPRLCCDIRTGMLDTEITDRAVREAVERVLRPDPGLAGEIETECSKASWQGIIRRIWPNTKYIDIIVTGAMAQYIPTLEFYGGGLPLACTMYGSSECYFGINLNPMCKPSEVAYTLIPTMAYFEFLPVHHINHGAKDYDQRDLVDLVDVKLGQEYELVVTTYSGLYRYRVGDVLRVAGFKDKAPQFNFVRRKNVALSIDSDKTDEVELHAAVRNAVNHLEPFGASLVEYTSYADTSSIPGHYVLFWELKAGGTAVPPSVFEDCCLAAEESLNSVYRQGRACDKSIGPLEIRVVEEGTFDKLMDYALSQGASINQYKAPRCVRSGPAVELLDGRVQSRFFSPKCPKWVAGHKQWIIDNGGV